A DNA window from Burkholderiales bacterium contains the following coding sequences:
- a CDS encoding pirin family protein, with translation MIVLRKSADRGYFDHGWLKTYHSFSFADYFDREHMSFGSLRVINEDFVQAGKGFGTHSHRDMEIITYLLEGQLAHKDSMGNGSVIKRGDVQRMSAGTGVTHSEYNASLTEVAHLLQIWILPKFNGIKPGYEQKFFSDAEKTGKLRLVASPDGRDGSVTIHQDAFMYAGLLSKGKELSHSPASGQRAYLQVARGALWVNGERLEAGDGAKVTDEKTITLAASENSELLLFDLA, from the coding sequence ATGATTGTTTTAAGAAAAAGCGCGGATCGCGGCTATTTCGATCACGGCTGGCTCAAGACCTACCATAGCTTTTCATTCGCCGATTATTTCGACCGCGAGCACATGAGCTTCGGCAGCTTGCGCGTCATCAATGAAGATTTTGTTCAAGCAGGAAAAGGCTTTGGCACGCACTCACACCGCGACATGGAAATCATCACTTACCTCCTAGAAGGGCAGCTTGCGCACAAAGACAGCATGGGCAACGGCTCCGTCATCAAGCGTGGCGATGTGCAGCGCATGAGCGCGGGCACCGGCGTGACGCACAGCGAATACAATGCTTCGCTAACGGAAGTGGCGCATCTATTGCAAATCTGGATTCTGCCCAAATTTAACGGGATCAAGCCGGGCTACGAGCAGAAATTCTTCAGCGATGCGGAGAAAACCGGGAAGTTGCGGCTGGTGGCTTCACCCGATGGCCGCGATGGCTCGGTGACGATACATCAGGATGCCTTCATGTATGCGGGGCTTTTGAGCAAAGGCAAGGAATTGAGCCACTCGCCGGCAAGCGGGCAGCGCGCTTACCTCCAGGTAGCGCGCGGCGCACTCTGGGTGAACGGCGAGCGGCTGGAAGCGGGGGATGGCGCGAAAGTCACTGACGAAAAAACCATAACGCTTGCCGCTTCGGAAAACAGTGAATTACTGTTGTTTGATCTTGCTTGA
- a CDS encoding DoxX family protein: MNKACEMTKQYAPLVGRALLSLIFILSGWGKITSFSGTAAYMASQGMPMPDVLLVPTIIIELGGGLMLLLGWKARWAALAIFLFIIPTTLIFHPFWVADAAQMQNQINFMKNLAIMGGMLYIMAYGSGPYSLDKKDSC, encoded by the coding sequence ATGAACAAAGCATGCGAAATGACCAAGCAGTATGCACCGCTGGTCGGTCGGGCGCTGCTGTCGTTAATTTTTATTCTTTCCGGCTGGGGCAAGATCACCAGTTTTTCCGGCACCGCCGCTTACATGGCGAGCCAGGGCATGCCGATGCCTGATGTGCTGCTGGTGCCGACCATTATTATCGAGCTGGGCGGCGGCTTGATGCTGCTTCTGGGCTGGAAAGCGCGCTGGGCCGCGCTGGCGATTTTCCTGTTTATCATTCCGACGACGCTCATCTTTCATCCATTCTGGGTAGCGGACGCGGCGCAAATGCAAAACCAGATAAATTTCATGAAAAATCTCGCCATCATGGGCGGCATGCTTTACATCATGGCATACGGTTCCGGCCCCTACAGCCTGGACAAGAAAGATAGTTGCTGA
- a CDS encoding nitroreductase family protein, with protein MANGLRGINHVVLKVSDLRIADSFYRDVLGLVKIGERSGMWFYSAGGHPHDLALVEIGSAPAQNGVGLFHFCLDVANENSLAALYRRCRKEGVPLLGSVDHTVMRSFYVSDPDGNVVELGVDMPRETWPADPFACDKPYAIELTVCSQEKGNLMPVTKIALTSQAIHDLIARRWSPRAFDKNKPVSREQLKALLEAARWAPSCFGDEPWRYLVWDKSRDAAGWQKAFECLAEGNQAWVKNAPLLLASIAGSQFARNGKPNRWGQHDTGAASENLVLQAVALGLVAHQMGGFDAEKLREQFAIPAGYTPMAMIVVGYQADAGILEGELQERELAPRSRGPLGENFFEGAWGKSVV; from the coding sequence ATGGCGAACGGGCTGCGCGGCATCAATCATGTCGTGCTCAAGGTGAGCGATTTGCGCATAGCCGACAGTTTCTACCGCGACGTACTCGGCTTGGTGAAGATCGGTGAGCGTTCGGGCATGTGGTTTTACAGCGCGGGCGGCCATCCGCATGATCTGGCGCTGGTGGAAATCGGATCAGCTCCGGCGCAAAACGGCGTGGGTCTTTTCCATTTTTGCCTGGATGTGGCGAATGAAAATTCGCTTGCTGCGCTCTATCGGCGCTGCCGGAAAGAAGGCGTGCCGCTGCTCGGCAGCGTGGATCACACCGTGATGCGCTCGTTCTACGTAAGCGATCCCGACGGCAACGTCGTGGAACTCGGCGTGGATATGCCGCGCGAAACATGGCCGGCAGACCCGTTTGCCTGCGACAAGCCGTACGCCATCGAGTTAACAGTTTGTAGTCAGGAAAAAGGAAATCTCATGCCCGTAACGAAAATCGCACTCACTTCCCAAGCCATTCACGACCTCATCGCGCGGCGCTGGAGCCCGCGCGCGTTCGACAAAAACAAGCCGGTGAGCCGCGAGCAGTTGAAGGCGCTATTGGAAGCGGCGCGCTGGGCTCCGTCCTGTTTTGGCGATGAACCATGGCGCTATCTGGTTTGGGACAAGAGCCGCGATGCGGCAGGCTGGCAGAAGGCGTTTGAATGCCTGGCCGAAGGCAACCAGGCGTGGGTGAAGAACGCGCCGCTGTTGCTGGCCTCCATCGCCGGCAGCCAATTCGCGCGTAACGGCAAACCCAACCGCTGGGGGCAGCACGACACCGGCGCGGCGAGCGAAAACCTGGTGTTGCAGGCGGTCGCGCTGGGCCTGGTTGCGCACCAGATGGGAGGTTTTGATGCCGAGAAGCTGCGCGAACAATTTGCGATTCCTGCGGGCTATACGCCGATGGCTATGATAGTGGTAGGCTACCAAGCGGACGCCGGCATCCTCGAAGGGGAGTTGCAAGAACGTGAGCTCGCGCCGCGCTCACGCGGACCATTGGGAGAAAATTTTTTTGAGGGAGCCTGGGGAAAGTCGGTCGTTTAA
- a CDS encoding MFS transporter, whose product MRNNWRTPAMVLICGGVILALSLGIRHSFGLFLAPMSMEFGWGRETFAFAIALQNLIWGAAQPFSGAIADRYGSGRVLVGGALLYVAGLMLMALSHSGLQLSASAGILIGLGLSGTSFTIVYGVIGRTFAPEKRSMALGIAGAAGSFGQFIMLPYGQTLISNFGWLASLLVLAATAVLMAPLASALAEKREPEHTGVPQQSISAALHEAATHKGFWLLCFGFFVCGFQVVFIGVHLPAFLIDQKFSPFVGTMALALIGLFNIVGTYMFGYLGGRYTKKYLLSGIYFLRGVAITIFISLPLTSASVYIFAAVIGILWLGTVPLTNGIVAQIFGVRYVSTLFGVVFLCHQIGSFLGVWLGGYLYDVTGSYRLVWLISIGLGVVAALANWPIDERQVERLRVKESAA is encoded by the coding sequence ATGCGCAACAACTGGCGCACTCCCGCCATGGTATTAATCTGCGGCGGGGTCATCCTTGCCCTTTCCCTCGGCATCCGCCACAGCTTCGGCCTGTTTCTCGCGCCGATGAGCATGGAGTTCGGCTGGGGCCGCGAGACCTTTGCGTTCGCCATCGCTCTGCAGAACCTCATCTGGGGCGCGGCGCAACCGTTTTCAGGCGCCATCGCCGACCGCTATGGTTCGGGACGCGTCCTGGTCGGCGGAGCGCTGCTTTACGTCGCCGGCCTGATGCTGATGGCGCTCTCGCACAGCGGCCTGCAATTGAGCGCGAGCGCCGGCATATTGATCGGCCTCGGTCTTTCCGGGACAAGCTTCACCATTGTCTATGGTGTGATTGGCCGCACTTTCGCGCCGGAAAAGCGCAGCATGGCATTGGGTATTGCCGGCGCCGCCGGCTCGTTCGGCCAGTTCATCATGCTGCCTTACGGACAAACGCTGATATCGAATTTCGGCTGGCTCGCTTCGCTGCTGGTGCTTGCCGCTACTGCAGTGCTGATGGCCCCGCTCGCTTCCGCGCTGGCGGAAAAACGCGAACCCGAGCACACTGGCGTACCGCAGCAGTCGATTTCAGCGGCACTGCACGAAGCGGCCACCCATAAAGGGTTTTGGCTTTTGTGCTTCGGCTTTTTCGTGTGCGGCTTCCAGGTCGTGTTCATCGGCGTGCATCTGCCGGCGTTCCTGATTGACCAGAAGTTCTCGCCCTTCGTGGGCACCATGGCGCTGGCGCTGATCGGGCTTTTCAATATCGTTGGCACCTATATGTTCGGCTACCTGGGCGGGCGCTACACCAAGAAATACTTGCTCTCCGGAATTTACTTTTTGCGCGGAGTCGCCATCACCATTTTCATTTCACTGCCGCTGACTTCGGCATCGGTTTACATTTTCGCTGCTGTGATTGGCATCCTGTGGCTTGGGACGGTGCCGTTGACCAATGGCATTGTCGCGCAGATTTTCGGCGTGCGTTATGTCTCGACGCTGTTCGGCGTCGTGTTCCTGTGTCATCAGATCGGCAGTTTTCTCGGCGTGTGGCTGGGCGGCTATTTGTATGACGTGACCGGCTCGTACCGGCTGGTCTGGCTCATTTCCATAGGTCTGGGCGTAGTGGCGGCGCTCGCCAACTGGCCGATAGATGAGCGTCAGGTGGAGCGGTTGCGCGTGAAGGAAAGCGCGGCTTGA
- a CDS encoding amino acid ABC transporter ATP-binding protein — translation MIRINNISKWYGQFQVLTDCTTQVKKGEVVVVCGPSGSGKSTLIKCVNGLEPFQKGDVTVDGISVADPKTNLSKLRARVGMVFQHFELFPHMNITDNLTLAQTKVLDRSREEATARGLKMLERVGLTAHAHKFPGQLSGGQQQRVAIARALAMDPIAMLFDEPTSALDPEMINEVLDVMVELAKEGMTMMCVTHEMGFARKVAHRVIFMDQGRIVEDAKKGEFFGTPRSERAQQFLSKILHH, via the coding sequence ATGATCCGGATCAACAACATTTCGAAGTGGTACGGCCAGTTCCAGGTGCTGACCGACTGCACGACCCAAGTGAAGAAAGGCGAGGTGGTGGTCGTCTGCGGGCCGTCCGGCTCCGGCAAATCCACGTTAATCAAATGCGTGAACGGCCTGGAACCGTTCCAGAAGGGCGACGTGACCGTCGATGGCATCTCGGTGGCAGACCCGAAAACGAATCTCTCCAAGCTGCGCGCCCGCGTCGGCATGGTGTTCCAACACTTCGAGCTGTTCCCCCACATGAACATCACTGACAACCTGACCTTGGCCCAGACCAAGGTGCTGGACCGAAGCCGAGAGGAGGCGACGGCGCGAGGCTTGAAAATGCTCGAGCGTGTCGGCCTCACGGCGCACGCCCACAAGTTCCCTGGCCAACTTTCCGGCGGTCAGCAGCAGCGCGTCGCCATCGCCAGGGCGTTGGCGATGGACCCGATCGCCATGCTGTTCGACGAGCCGACCTCTGCGCTCGACCCGGAGATGATTAACGAGGTGCTGGATGTGATGGTCGAGCTGGCCAAGGAAGGCATGACCATGATGTGCGTGACCCACGAAATGGGCTTCGCACGCAAGGTCGCGCACCGAGTGATTTTCATGGACCAGGGCCGGATCGTCGAAGACGCGAAGAAGGGAGAATTTTTCGGCACGCCACGCTCGGAGCGGGCGCAGCAGTTCTTGTCAAAGATTCTCCATCATTGA
- a CDS encoding ABC transporter permease subunit (The N-terminal region of this protein, as described by TIGR01726, is a three transmembrane segment that identifies a subfamily of ABC transporter permease subunits, which specificities that include histidine, arginine, glutamine, glutamate, L-cystine (sic), the opines (in Agrobacterium) octopine and nopaline, etc.) yields the protein MIYKFDWSSIPGAIPFLVQGMSLTLTLLILAMTGGIIFGTLLALMRLSSKAWLSSLAGAYVNLFRSIPLVLVIFWFYFLVPFMLKAITGNPAIIVGPFYSALIAFMIFEAAYYCEIIRAGIQSIPRGQVSAAYALGMTYGQAMRYVILPQAFRNMIPLLLTQSIILFQDTSLVYVISLADFLGVASKVGQRDGRLVEMYLFAAVIYLVISYSASWLVKRLQKRFAI from the coding sequence TTTCTCGTGCAGGGGATGAGCTTGACGCTCACCCTGCTAATCCTGGCGATGACGGGCGGCATCATATTCGGCACGCTGCTCGCACTGATGCGTCTTTCAAGCAAGGCATGGCTCTCCAGCCTCGCCGGCGCTTATGTGAACCTGTTCCGCTCTATCCCGCTGGTGCTGGTGATTTTCTGGTTCTACTTCCTGGTGCCCTTCATGCTAAAAGCCATCACTGGGAACCCGGCCATTATTGTCGGCCCGTTCTACTCGGCGCTGATCGCCTTCATGATCTTCGAGGCGGCCTACTACTGCGAGATTATCCGCGCGGGTATCCAGAGCATTCCGCGCGGCCAGGTATCCGCCGCCTACGCCCTGGGCATGACTTACGGCCAGGCAATGCGCTACGTGATCCTGCCCCAAGCGTTCCGCAACATGATCCCGCTGCTGCTCACGCAGAGCATCATCCTCTTTCAAGACACCTCGCTGGTGTATGTCATCAGCCTCGCCGACTTCCTCGGCGTGGCCAGCAAAGTCGGCCAGCGGGATGGCCGTCTGGTCGAGATGTACCTGTTCGCGGCCGTGATTTATCTCGTCATCTCCTATTCGGCTTCATGGCTGGTGAAGCGCCTGCAGAAGAGGTTCGCCATATGA